The DNA region TGCGCCATCCCCGCTTTTGCTCCCGCAGCCAGCCAGCAGCCCCGCTGCCAGCACCGCTGTCAATGTGAGCGAAACCCATTTTTTCACCATAATTGTCACTGCCTCCTATAGTCTCATCATTTGAATATGTCAGCCTTTAATGGCTCCAATCATGACTCCCTTGACAAAATACTTCTGCAAGAACGGATACAAGAGCAGCATCGGCAGATTGGTCACAATGACCGCCGCGTATTTGATTGCTTCCGCATCCATCAAGCTTCGGGCCAGCGAATCGTCGCTGATGTCGACCATTTCCTGCATCTGCCCTTGGACGAGAATTTCCCGCAGGAACAGCTGCAGCGGATAATTCGACCGGTCGGACAGATAGATCAGGGCCGTGAAGTAGGAATTCCAGTGGCCGACCGCATAGAACAGCACCATAACGGCCAGGATCGGGCCGGAGAGCGGAAGCACGATGCGAAACAGCACCCGCATGTTCGAGCAGCCGTCGATGAATGCCGCTTCCTGCATCTCCTTCGGAATGGAGTTTTGGAAGAACGTGCGCATAATGATGATGTTCCATACCGACACCGCGGACGGAATAATCATAGCCCAGATCGTATCGAGCATGCCAAGCTCTTTAACCAGCAGGTAGCTCGGAATCATGCCGCCGCTGAAGAACATGGTGAAAACGATGATGAGCATGAACCCGTTGCGTCCCTTAAAGTCCGCCCTCGACAACGGATACGCCGCCGCGATCGTCATCACGAGGTTCAGCGCCGTCCCCGTTACCGTATAGAGCACGGTGTTCAGAAATCCTTGAATGATCTCCTTGTTGGCGAACAGCCGCTCATATCCGACAAACGACAATTCCTTGGGCCACAGCCATACTTCTCCGCGCATCACCGTCTCCGGCGCGCTGATCGAAGCGATAAGCACAAAATATAACGGATACAATACAATAAGCGAAATTAATGATAATATAATGTAAATACAGATTCCGGCAATGCGTTCGCTCCGGCTTTGGGGCATAGCTGCTTCCTCCTTACCATAGGCTGGTCTCGCTGACTCTGCGGGCGATCCGGTTGACGGTAATCAGCATGATAAAGTTGACGACGGAGTTGAATAATCCGACTGCCGCCGAGTAACTGTACTGGGCGCCCAGGATCCCGCTTCGGTATACGTTCGTGGCAATGACGTCCGAGGCTTCCATGTTGAGCGAATTTTGCATCAAGAAGACCTTCTCGAAGCCGACGCCCAGAATCGATCCGATGTTCAGAATCAGCAGAATGATCATCGTCGGGGCGATCCCCGGCAGATTGATATGCCAGATACGCCGGAACCAGCCTGCACCGTCCACCTTGGCGGCCTCATGCAGCTGCGGGTCGATGCCCGCGAGCGCCGCCAAATAAATGATGGAGCTCCACCCCATGCTCTGCCAAACGCCGGACCACACATAGATGCTCTTAAACCAGGACGGCTCCGTCATAAAGGCTATCGGTTCCCCGCCAAAGGAGGTGATAATGAAGTTGACAAGACCGCTGACCGGAGACAGGAACATCATGATCATGCCGACGACCACGACCGTTGACAAGAAATGAGGTGCATAAGTTACCGTTTGAATGAACCGGCGAAACCGGCCCGACCGCGCTTCGTTGATCATCAAGGCAAGTATGATCGGAATCGGGAACCCGACAATCAGCTCATACAGCCCGATGCCAAGGGTATTTTTAATGATTCTCCAGAAGTAGAAGCTGTTGAAGAAGCGCTCGAAATGCTTGAAGCCAACCCAAGGACTTTCCAGAATGCCTTTATTGGCGATAAAATCCTTGAAGGCGATCTGTACCCCGTACATCGGCACGTAGTGAAACACGATGAAGTAGAGCAGAACCGGCAAAAATAATAGATACAGCTGCCAGTTTTTGCGCACCTGCTTCACCGTACCTCGCCAGACGCTGCTGCCACGTGTGCTGCCGGGTTTTGTTGAATGCGCTTCCATGTTACGAACCTGACGCTCTAAAATCGGACATCCCCTCACTTTCGTTTCTGAACCTTTCTCCTGCTTCTCGGTTCACATCTGCATCATATACGACCGATTGCCGGGATGGGTATTGACCATTTTTTCGATGTCTCGCCTTTCATTGGATTGCCGGGCTGCCGGGCGTTTTTCCTAAATTAAAGCTTAAAATCTAAAATAATGACTATTCCTTTTTTACGGTGGGTTAACACCACGCGGCACGATCCTTAATACTTGTCCTTTATACTGTGGGGAGGACCATAAACGCGAATACATACAAAAGGGGGATCGTTTATGAACTGGATCAAAAGCAAGAGCAGAAGCCTGTTCTTCAAAATTTTCCTCAGCTTTTTGGCCATCATCGTTTTGTTCGGCCTATTCTATGCCGTGATCTTCCATCTATTTAAATCCAGCCTTCAAAAAGAAATCATCGATACGAGCCAGCAGGCGGTTCACGACACGGCGGAACGGTTCTCCTACCAGTTCAGCCGGCTGCAGGTGCTGTTATTTGACATATATAATCATGCCGATTTAATCGGGTTCAATAATCAGCTCCGCCAGCAGACGGGCAACGAGGTCAATTATTTGAAGGCCCGTGATGTCATGCTCCAGATGCGGGGCGATATCTATAACCCGCTCTTCTTCCTGGAGGATACGCTGATCTATCTGAAGGAGCATGATTTTGTGCTCAGCAAATCCGGAAGCGGGAATGCTCCTTATATGCTCGACCGGTCTTATACTAGCAAGCAGTACCCCTACGCCTTCTGGAACAGCTACAAGAGCAGCGGGGAATCCTTCAGCCTGCTTCCGGCTGCCGTCTACCGTATCCATAATGATCTGTCCGAGAAAAAACTGATGCCATTCGTCTATCAGCAGCTGGACAGCCGTTACCAGATTATCGCGCTGATCGATATCGACAAGGCCGCCCAATCCTTCTTCGGGGAGCCAAGCGACCGCTCGCTTGCGATATTGAACGCGGACGGGGATGTGCTGTACACATGGGGAGACCTTCGCGCCAATGAGCTGCCGACGTTTGCCTCTGGGCAGCAAGCGGTGCTCAAGGACGGAACTTACTATTTTGCGGAAGCCGGAGACGACGGATTGACCTACATCTCGGCCGTCCCATACAGTCATGTGTCTGCTCAGCTGAGCAGGCTGACCGGGGCGCTGCTCCTCATCTTCTCGCTATCGCTCGGGGTAGCTCTGGCGGCCTCCTATTTCTTCAGCCGCAGATTGCACAAGCCGGTGAAGCAGATATTGACGACGGTGCTCAATCGCAAGACTCACGCGCCGCAGCCGTATCAAGGCAGCATCAATGAATACGATCTCATCAAGAGCCGCATCCAGGACCTGCTGCGGGAGAAGGAGGAGATCCGGGACCGCCTGAACAAGCAAAAATCGGTGCTGACCAGCTACTCCTATATCAGCCAGTTGAAAAGCATCAATACGGATATTAGCGAATGGGAGGATTTCCTGTCGGATGACGGCAGCTTTATCGTCGTGCTGTACCATATCCGGTTCCGCCTGAATCCGAGCGGCGAGCCGCCGCTGCAGACGGATCAAGCGGTCCGCCATATGCTGGAGCATATCCATCTGTTTACGGCGGAGCGCTACCCGGATTCGCATACGTTCCAGATCGAGAAGAACGAGATCATCTCGATCTTCAAGCGCGAGGAAGCCGGTCAGCTGGAAAAACTGCTGAAGGAAATGAAAGATATGCTGAACAACGAGACCGAGCTGTTCCTCGTTACCATCGCTGTGAGCTCGCAGGTTCACGATTCCTCCGGCTTCAATGAAGCCTACCGTCAGGTCAAGGCACTGACCGAGCAAGCTCCTCTTGTGGAGGAATCGCAGCTGGTGACGAAGCCGCGGACGCTTCCGACGACGGTCCATCTCAGCCCGTCCCAGGAGAAGGGATTGCTGGATGCCCTGCAGGAAGGCAGCGACAGCCGAGCGCTTCAGATCATTGAGCAGGCGCTTGTGGCATTGCAGCGCAAAGAGGCCGGCATTGCCCAGTTCCGTTTCTTCGCCGATGCCGCCGCCTCCAAAATTATCGGCTATACGGAAATGGCCCAGATCGACAGGGCTCAGCTTCAATCCTTGAGGCAGTGGGGATCGTGGCTGGCGGAATGCCACTGCCTGCGCGAATACCAAAACGTCTTCCGCCAGCTGATCGAAGCGTCCTGCGCCCTGATACGGAAGAAGAAGGATAGCGGCGAGGAACCGCTGATCGCCATGTTCCTGAGCATCATTCATAACCAATATGCGGAGGACCTGTCCCTCGACTACCTCTCCGCCAAGCTGAACCTGTCGAGCGCCTATCTCTCGGTGTACATCAAAGAGAAAACCGGCCTCAACTTCAGCGATCATCTGCTCGGGATCCGCATGGATAAAGCGAAGGAGCTGCTGACTCGTACCGACCTGACCGTTAATGAAATCAGCCAGCGCGTCGGCTACCTCAACATCACCTCCTTCAACCGGACCTTCAAGAAGGCGGTCGGCATGACGCCGGGGGCCTATCGCAGGCAGCAAGTCGTGCAGACCCATGCCAGCAGCGGATGATCGGATCGATGATCGACGGAATACAACAAAACAAACCTTCTCTTATGCAAGGCGGGGCTGAATGCCCTGCCGCCAAGAGAAGGTTTGTTTTTGTATATGCTCCGCCGCCCGGCATGGTGAAATCAGGCCGGGCGCTTTCTCGTGCCGTCGGTGCCGTGCCTCATGTTCGGTGCCTCGCGGTACTCGCCGATTCCGTGCCTCACCGGCCGGATTTGGAGGTTAATCCATCGCTTGATCGCCGGCTGCTACCGGCTTTGTCCCCCTTTTCTTCTCCGCCCGTTTCGCTCCGATGAACATCCGTTTGTTCCAGCGGGACAACACATCAAGGATCACGGCGTCAACGAGCCGATAGAACCCGTGTGCGATTGCCATGATGAACGCCAGCGTTACCGCGATCGTGATCAGAAGATTGATGCCGTAAGGCAGAACGGCGCTCAGCTGCAAGAACAGGAAGCATCCGAAGGTGCATAGGATCGTGAAATGAACGAGATAGAGCGAGAACGAGATTTTTCCCAAATATGCGCACCACTTGCTGCCCAGGAGGGCCTGCAGCCGGCTCGAATTCAGCACAGCCGTCAACACCAGCCCTGCCCCGATCACGTGATAGAAGACAAAGAAGTCAAAGTTGCTTGTCTTCCATAAGAGCACGGCATAAAGGGTGCCGGCTGGATGAATGTACGGATACGAGCCGAAGAACAGGCCGGCGACGAGCAGGACGGCATTGATCCAGGGGCGCCGGACCCGTGCTAGCCGGTCCTTTCCGCTGTGCTGAAGGTCACTCAGCAGCACGCCGATCACAAACGCGAGGTAATATGAATCGAGCAGCCAGCAGACAAGGGCGGCGTATAGGACAAAGCGGATACGGCGCTTGCCGCAAAGAAGCAAAAACGCAAAAATGAACAGCGAACCGAACAGCTCGTACGTCATCGTCCACAGCACCGGATTATACTGCGCGCCATAGGTGAAAAACGTATGGAACAGCCCCTCCTTCACCATCGTAAGCACGCTCGCATCCGCCGCAAACGGATCCGGCATCGACGAGCCGGTCAATCCCCTGACATCGTCGAACATGCCCCAGCCGGCGATCATGCAGGCATAGGCGATCACAACTGACGCAAAAGCAGGTCCCGCCAGCCGAAAATACCTTCTTATTGCCGCGGAATACAGAATCGTGCGGTCCCCGCTGCGAAAATAGCGCCAGCTCAGCACATAGCCGCTCAGCGCAAAGAAAAGGCACACCGAAAAATTGCCGTTAAACAGCAGGTTCAGCGGCGTTTCCGCCAGCACCTCCTCGAATGCGAAATGCCGGATCTCCTCCCGCCCTTCAATCACGGAAGGCATAAACACCTGAACGAAGTGGGCGATCACGACTACAAAGGCCGCAAGCCCCCGCAAGCCATCCAAATACACGATTTTTTTCATGGTCTTTAGCTCCCTTTGAAACCCGGCTTACACGAAACCGGCGACTTATGGTTCCAAAGGGGAGGAAGAAGGGCGCTGCAAATTTCTTAGAGATCGTCGGGGGGAAGAAAACAGCCTTGACGAATTATGTTTTGAAAGCGTTTTCCTAAAAATCAGGGATATGATCAGGGAGGGAATGGCAATGGGTATTTATTGGAGCCTGGTTGATCTTGAGAAGCTAACGGGATCAGGTGTCGTTTATTTTAACTCAAAGATGGAGATGTTGGAAGGACTTCCTTGCAAAATGTATCGATTGATCCATCAGCAGAGCTTGTGGACGCACTGCCATGACTATTTTCAAATATGGTACGTGGCCAAAGGCGCGTTGTCGCACACCGTTAACAACCGGACGTATCAGCTGACCAAGGGCGACATCTTCGTCATCCCGCCGTTCACGCTGCACAGCGTCACGATCCCCAAGGACGGGGATTATGAAATCTACGGCTGCGAGTTCATGCCGTCGTTTGTGAATGAGCGGTTCGAGGAGTTTCCGGAGGAGGAGGTCTTCTTCGATATGGCCTTTCTGGGATCGTTTCTCCGCGAGGATACAGATGCCCAGGCCCGGATTTCACTGGACGGCGGAACCGAAACCGCGGTGCGTAACGTGATGAAGGAGATGCTGATGGAATATGAGCGGCGCGCCCCCTTCTTTCAATTGACGCTCAAGGCCCAGCTGCTCGTACTGCTCTCCATTCTGGTTCGGCAGGTCAACGGTGAGCTCGTCCGGGAAGGATTCGAGAAATCCGAGAAGTACCGGGAGATCATGACCAAGGTGGTGGATTACATTCACCGCCACTACCAGGAGGATTTGAAGCTTCACGCGCTGTGCGATCTCTCGAACCTGTCCAGGTCCACCTTCTGCCAAGTATTCAAGGATTGGACAGGCAAAACGTTCAACCGCTATTTGACCGACCTCCGGATTCTCCAGGCTATGGTCATGCTCAAGCAGGCCGACCTGTCCGTCACGGACGTATGCTATTCCACCGGATTCAACGAGCTCTCCTACTTCTGCCGGATCTTTAAAAAATACACCGGCATCTCCCCGACGGAGTTCCGCAAACAGGCGATCAAGTAGCTTGGCAAATCATACGATAATCCTATTTTTACGCACGATAGTGAAATGAAATGGCGAAATGAAATGCTACGATATCCTACAAATAACGGGATCAGGGCCGGTTATTGGAGCACCAGGATTTGTTGATGGGTTGGGAGGGAAATGATCTATTTTTTAAGCAGACAATCTTTAAACGGACTTCGAAAAAAGGGGAGGAAGAAGGATGAAGAAGAAAACATGGTTTGGTTTATGGTATTTGCTGTTATCGATCATGATCGCCGGTTGCTCGGGAGGAAGCGGGGGCACCGCAGAGCCCGGCAAGACAAGCGGCGAAGAACCGGACCAGCCTGCTGCCGCGGATGCCGTGGAGCTGAGCTTCTGGTACGGCTGGACCGGTCCGGAAGCCGAAGCGCTGGAGAAGCTCATCGCCAAATGGAACGAGGCCCATCCGGAAATCCAGGTCAAGGGCCTTTCGCAGAGCGACTACCAGAAGCAGCTAACCGCCATTACGGGGGGCAATCCGCCGGACGTCGCCTCCCAATTCGGACAGAACGTCGTCCCATGGGGCCTGCGCGGAGCGATGATGCCGCTGGACGATTATATCGCCAAGGACGGGGTCGATCTAGACGACTTCGTGCCGGCGGCGCTGAGCACGTCGCAGCATGAAGGCGCCACCTATGCGATTCCGACGGCCATGCATGTGTCCATGCTGTTCTACAACAAGGATATCCTGAAGGAAGCCGGTTATGACGGTCCCCCGGAAACGCTCGGCGAGCTGAAGGAATACATTAAGGCGCTCAGTATCGTCGAAGACGGCGGCCGACTGTCGCGGCTCGGCTTGTGGCCGGGAATGGACGCCTACACGTTCTCCTATGCCTACGGCGGCTCGTTCTATGACGAAGCGGCCAAGCAGGTCACGCCTGACCATGAAGGCATTCAATCGGCCATCAAGCTGTCGAAGGAGATCTGGGACCAATACGGCTCGGATAACCTGGACCGGTTTTCATCGGGACTCGGACAATACATGTCGGCGCAGAATCCGTTCTTCTCGGGCAAGTACGCCATGACGGTCGACGGCGAATGGCTGCCGACCTTCATCAAGCAGTTCGCACCCGATCTGAATTACGGCATTGCTCCGATTCCATATGACGAGAATCATCCCGAGCGCAAAAATCCGGGCAATGTCACGACCAGCGTATTCTACATTCCGAAAGGGGCGAAGCATCCGGACGCCTCATGGGCCTTCATCAAGTGGATGACGGAGCCGGAGCAAATGGCCGAGTTCACGGCGGCCATCGGCAACCTGCCGACCCGGACCTCGGCGTTCGCGAGCCCGCTCTACGAGAATGTGCCCGGCTTTAAGGAATTTCTCGATTACTCGGCAAGCGAGAATCTGAAATCCTTCCCGGCCACTTCCTTCACGAACGAGTACATGACGGAATTCAGCGCCCAAGTGGACGCGATTCTCCGCGGCACGGTCAGCATCGAGGATGGGCTTGCGAACGTGAAGGAAAAAATCCAACCGCTCGTCAAATAATCCCAAGCACGGATCACGACTTCGAAATGAAAGGAGTACGCGAAGATGAATGCCTCCGCACCCGTACATTCACCAAGACCTAAAGCCCGCTGGTCGAGGAAGGAACGCCGGTACTTTTGGCTCGGCCTGGCATTCGCCTCGCCTTGGATCGTCGGCTTTCTGGCTTTTACCGTGTACCCGTTCTTCGGTTCGCTCTATTTGAGCCTGACGGAATACGATCTGTTCAGCACGCCAAGGTGGGTGGGACTGCAAAATTACGAGCATATCCTGCAGGATGACCGCTTCTACACCTCGCTCGGGAACACGTTCTTTATGGCTTTCGTATCTGTACCGATTACGCTGGTGGCATCGCTGCTGATCGCCGTCGTCTTGAACTTCAAGGCAAGGGGGATCAATTATTACCGGACGATCTTCTACCTTCCCTCCGTCATTCCGATCGTCGCCAGCGCCTTGCTGTGGACCTGGATGCTTAACCCGGATTTCGGCTTGGTCAATATGGCGCTGCGGGCTCTCGGCCTGCCCGATCCTGCCTGGCTGCTGGATCCGCGCTATACGAAGCCTTCGCTGATTCTGATGAGTCTGTGGGGCTCAGGGGCCGGAGCCTTGATCTTCCTGGCCGCCCTGCAGGGCGTTCCGAAGCAGTACTATGAAGCTGCGCAGGTGGATGGGGCGGGCGCATGGCATCGTTTCTGGAAGATTACGCTCCCTGCCCTGTCGCCGATCATTCTGTTCCAGCTCATCATGGGACTCATCGGTGCATTCCAGATCTTTACCGAATCGTATATTCTGGCTGGCGGCAAAGCGGATGGCGGCTCCTTGGGCGGACCGGAACAGTCGCTTCTGTTCTATGCCGTCAATCTGTACCAGGAAGCCTTTGTTTTTCTGAAGATGGGCTACGCATCGGCCCTAGCCTGGATTCTGTTTATCATCGTGCTGCTGATGACGCTGCTGCTGCTCAAAACGTCGGGCCGTTGGGTCTATTATGGAGGTGAGTAACGTGGCCGCCAGGTTAAAAGCCGTATTGCCGTACGCCTTGCTTATCCTGCTATCAAACGTATTTCTGTTCCCGTTCCTATGGCTCGTCATGACCTCGCTCAAGACGCCGGAGGAGATTCTGAAGTTTCCGCCGACGATCTTCCCAGAGAAGGTCCAATGGTCGAACTACCAAGCGGCGGTCGAGGCGATCCCCTTCACGAAATATATGATGAACACGTTCCTGATCTGCATCTTGAACATAATCGGGCAGCTGTTGTCCGCACCGCTCGTAGCCTACTCGATCTCGCGGATCCCGTGGAAAGGAAGAAAGATCATCTTCACCATCGT from Paenibacillus ihbetae includes:
- a CDS encoding ABC transporter substrate-binding protein, whose protein sequence is MKKKTWFGLWYLLLSIMIAGCSGGSGGTAEPGKTSGEEPDQPAAADAVELSFWYGWTGPEAEALEKLIAKWNEAHPEIQVKGLSQSDYQKQLTAITGGNPPDVASQFGQNVVPWGLRGAMMPLDDYIAKDGVDLDDFVPAALSTSQHEGATYAIPTAMHVSMLFYNKDILKEAGYDGPPETLGELKEYIKALSIVEDGGRLSRLGLWPGMDAYTFSYAYGGSFYDEAAKQVTPDHEGIQSAIKLSKEIWDQYGSDNLDRFSSGLGQYMSAQNPFFSGKYAMTVDGEWLPTFIKQFAPDLNYGIAPIPYDENHPERKNPGNVTTSVFYIPKGAKHPDASWAFIKWMTEPEQMAEFTAAIGNLPTRTSAFASPLYENVPGFKEFLDYSASENLKSFPATSFTNEYMTEFSAQVDAILRGTVSIEDGLANVKEKIQPLVK
- a CDS encoding carbohydrate ABC transporter permease translates to MNASAPVHSPRPKARWSRKERRYFWLGLAFASPWIVGFLAFTVYPFFGSLYLSLTEYDLFSTPRWVGLQNYEHILQDDRFYTSLGNTFFMAFVSVPITLVASLLIAVVLNFKARGINYYRTIFYLPSVIPIVASALLWTWMLNPDFGLVNMALRALGLPDPAWLLDPRYTKPSLILMSLWGSGAGALIFLAALQGVPKQYYEAAQVDGAGAWHRFWKITLPALSPIILFQLIMGLIGAFQIFTESYILAGGKADGGSLGGPEQSLLFYAVNLYQEAFVFLKMGYASALAWILFIIVLLMTLLLLKTSGRWVYYGGE
- a CDS encoding carbohydrate ABC transporter permease → MPQSRSERIAGICIYIILSLISLIVLYPLYFVLIASISAPETVMRGEVWLWPKELSFVGYERLFANKEIIQGFLNTVLYTVTGTALNLVMTIAAAYPLSRADFKGRNGFMLIIVFTMFFSGGMIPSYLLVKELGMLDTIWAMIIPSAVSVWNIIIMRTFFQNSIPKEMQEAAFIDGCSNMRVLFRIVLPLSGPILAVMVLFYAVGHWNSYFTALIYLSDRSNYPLQLFLREILVQGQMQEMVDISDDSLARSLMDAEAIKYAAVIVTNLPMLLLYPFLQKYFVKGVMIGAIKG
- a CDS encoding AraC family transcriptional regulator; this encodes MGIYWSLVDLEKLTGSGVVYFNSKMEMLEGLPCKMYRLIHQQSLWTHCHDYFQIWYVAKGALSHTVNNRTYQLTKGDIFVIPPFTLHSVTIPKDGDYEIYGCEFMPSFVNERFEEFPEEEVFFDMAFLGSFLREDTDAQARISLDGGTETAVRNVMKEMLMEYERRAPFFQLTLKAQLLVLLSILVRQVNGELVREGFEKSEKYREIMTKVVDYIHRHYQEDLKLHALCDLSNLSRSTFCQVFKDWTGKTFNRYLTDLRILQAMVMLKQADLSVTDVCYSTGFNELSYFCRIFKKYTGISPTEFRKQAIK
- a CDS encoding acyltransferase family protein, yielding MKKIVYLDGLRGLAAFVVVIAHFVQVFMPSVIEGREEIRHFAFEEVLAETPLNLLFNGNFSVCLFFALSGYVLSWRYFRSGDRTILYSAAIRRYFRLAGPAFASVVIAYACMIAGWGMFDDVRGLTGSSMPDPFAADASVLTMVKEGLFHTFFTYGAQYNPVLWTMTYELFGSLFIFAFLLLCGKRRIRFVLYAALVCWLLDSYYLAFVIGVLLSDLQHSGKDRLARVRRPWINAVLLVAGLFFGSYPYIHPAGTLYAVLLWKTSNFDFFVFYHVIGAGLVLTAVLNSSRLQALLGSKWCAYLGKISFSLYLVHFTILCTFGCFLFLQLSAVLPYGINLLITIAVTLAFIMAIAHGFYRLVDAVILDVLSRWNKRMFIGAKRAEKKRGTKPVAAGDQAMD
- a CDS encoding ABC transporter permease, with translation MEAHSTKPGSTRGSSVWRGTVKQVRKNWQLYLLFLPVLLYFIVFHYVPMYGVQIAFKDFIANKGILESPWVGFKHFERFFNSFYFWRIIKNTLGIGLYELIVGFPIPIILALMINEARSGRFRRFIQTVTYAPHFLSTVVVVGMIMMFLSPVSGLVNFIITSFGGEPIAFMTEPSWFKSIYVWSGVWQSMGWSSIIYLAALAGIDPQLHEAAKVDGAGWFRRIWHINLPGIAPTMIILLILNIGSILGVGFEKVFLMQNSLNMEASDVIATNVYRSGILGAQYSYSAAVGLFNSVVNFIMLITVNRIARRVSETSLW
- a CDS encoding helix-turn-helix domain-containing protein; its protein translation is MNWIKSKSRSLFFKIFLSFLAIIVLFGLFYAVIFHLFKSSLQKEIIDTSQQAVHDTAERFSYQFSRLQVLLFDIYNHADLIGFNNQLRQQTGNEVNYLKARDVMLQMRGDIYNPLFFLEDTLIYLKEHDFVLSKSGSGNAPYMLDRSYTSKQYPYAFWNSYKSSGESFSLLPAAVYRIHNDLSEKKLMPFVYQQLDSRYQIIALIDIDKAAQSFFGEPSDRSLAILNADGDVLYTWGDLRANELPTFASGQQAVLKDGTYYFAEAGDDGLTYISAVPYSHVSAQLSRLTGALLLIFSLSLGVALAASYFFSRRLHKPVKQILTTVLNRKTHAPQPYQGSINEYDLIKSRIQDLLREKEEIRDRLNKQKSVLTSYSYISQLKSINTDISEWEDFLSDDGSFIVVLYHIRFRLNPSGEPPLQTDQAVRHMLEHIHLFTAERYPDSHTFQIEKNEIISIFKREEAGQLEKLLKEMKDMLNNETELFLVTIAVSSQVHDSSGFNEAYRQVKALTEQAPLVEESQLVTKPRTLPTTVHLSPSQEKGLLDALQEGSDSRALQIIEQALVALQRKEAGIAQFRFFADAAASKIIGYTEMAQIDRAQLQSLRQWGSWLAECHCLREYQNVFRQLIEASCALIRKKKDSGEEPLIAMFLSIIHNQYAEDLSLDYLSAKLNLSSAYLSVYIKEKTGLNFSDHLLGIRMDKAKELLTRTDLTVNEISQRVGYLNITSFNRTFKKAVGMTPGAYRRQQVVQTHASSG